The Deltaproteobacteria bacterium genome includes a region encoding these proteins:
- a CDS encoding iron-containing alcohol dehydrogenase, with product MAYRTFIVPRHIYSGPGALENLSTVSGRRAFIVTDAIIRKLGIVAQVEKILHANDIETQVFDEVEAEPSKETAWKVFALLQGFNPDIIVGLGGGSAMDVGKVAWVLYEHPDLADLPFAQFGQEFGSRVLRKKAHYIAITTSAGTGSEVTHAAVVIDRDVDPPYKAALNSEHIIPDVAIVDPELTVSMPSEVTANTGFDALIHAIECYVLIEPSDIVDSLALWSAKTIWEWLPRAVENGQNLEARDKMHNASLQAGMAFSNGRLGAVHAPAHDIGAKFHIPHGRANAFMLCPVFAWLYPTRKKRFGNLAAFLGFTGRGNRGKTENLLAGLDRLKQAVGIPLAIKDAGIDSDFFHAELDPIVDSYMERFGRGIAQLPLKGQRNIGLPASAEETKRLYIHAWNGTRADLK from the coding sequence GTACCGCGACACATCTATTCCGGGCCTGGGGCCCTCGAAAACCTGTCCACGGTATCGGGCCGGCGTGCGTTCATAGTTACGGATGCCATTATCCGCAAGCTCGGGATAGTGGCGCAGGTCGAGAAGATTCTGCACGCCAATGACATCGAAACGCAGGTTTTCGACGAGGTCGAAGCCGAACCGTCAAAGGAAACAGCCTGGAAGGTGTTTGCCTTATTGCAGGGTTTCAACCCGGACATCATCGTCGGTCTGGGCGGCGGCTCTGCCATGGATGTTGGCAAGGTGGCCTGGGTCCTCTATGAGCATCCAGACCTGGCCGACCTGCCGTTTGCTCAGTTCGGACAAGAGTTTGGCAGCCGCGTGCTGCGAAAAAAGGCCCACTACATTGCAATTACTACCAGCGCCGGGACCGGTTCAGAGGTAACCCACGCCGCGGTGGTCATTGACCGGGATGTTGATCCGCCCTACAAAGCCGCGCTCAATTCTGAGCACATAATACCCGATGTGGCCATTGTAGACCCGGAGTTGACCGTGTCGATGCCTTCGGAAGTGACGGCCAACACAGGCTTTGACGCCCTGATTCACGCCATAGAATGCTACGTGCTCATTGAGCCATCGGATATAGTTGATTCCTTGGCCTTGTGGTCGGCAAAGACTATATGGGAATGGCTGCCCAGAGCGGTGGAAAACGGCCAGAACTTAGAGGCCCGTGACAAGATGCACAACGCGTCCCTTCAGGCCGGAATGGCGTTCAGCAACGGGCGGCTGGGTGCGGTCCACGCACCGGCCCACGATATCGGGGCAAAATTTCATATTCCGCACGGCCGGGCTAATGCGTTTATGCTCTGCCCGGTGTTTGCCTGGCTTTACCCTACCCGCAAAAAACGCTTCGGCAACCTGGCGGCGTTTCTCGGTTTCACCGGAAGAGGCAACCGGGGTAAGACCGAGAATCTGTTAGCCGGGCTGGATCGGCTGAAACAGGCGGTTGGCATTCCGCTTGCCATCAAGGATGCAGGCATTGACAGCGATTTTTTTCATGCTGAACTGGATCCAATAGTTGATTCTTACATGGAGAGGTTCGGCCGCGGCATAGCCCAGCTTCCTCTTAAAGGGCAGCGAAATATAGGACTGCCAGCCAGTGCGGAGGAAACAAAGCGGCTCTACATTCATGCTTGGAACGGCACAAGGGCGGATTTAAAATAG